Proteins from a genomic interval of Hydrogenophaga sp. PAMC20947:
- a CDS encoding helix-turn-helix domain-containing protein, with the protein MTPTEIKVIEVVTYPDGRMDTCNTAKYTGLSDKTLAMFRCNGKGPKFIKRGRIFYFRSDVDAWMNANGRMTSTTQAKHAAS; encoded by the coding sequence ATGACCCCCACGGAGATCAAGGTTATCGAAGTCGTCACTTACCCCGACGGACGCATGGACACTTGCAACACAGCGAAGTACACCGGTCTTTCCGACAAGACCTTGGCGATGTTTCGCTGCAACGGCAAAGGTCCAAAGTTCATCAAACGCGGCCGCATCTTCTACTTTCGATCCGATGTTGACGCCTGGATGAACGCCAATGGCCGAATGACGAGCACCACCCAAGCCAAGCACGCTGCCTCCTAA
- a CDS encoding site-specific integrase — translation MSKTFIKLTRPAMRKHAAGTKLNEHGISFERHSNGDGVFSVNVMVDGQRIHRVIGRESDGTTRTQAEEFIDKARQDAKAGRLSLPKGRKLALTFIDAAAQYLSKLALEDGKDLPMKGYRLNMHLAPFFGATQLAKITTFDVERYKKKRAGDLVVRTNGPGGKPTVGGETKPATINRELAALSHLFSKAVEWGWLDHRPATIKRLKEHSGRITYLTVEQIERLLKTAEGDQNRQIHPFIRIGLDTSMRKSEILNIRREHINLEQLVIYIPRAKAGPREQPMTAGLGEYLATYVGSLRPGEQWLFPSPAAKEGRTVNLDKPFRRCVMAAGLDVKQVVRHTLRHTAITHLVQAGVDLPTVKRISGHKNLSMVERYSHQNGSHIQSAMDKLADRYKAKSA, via the coding sequence ATGTCCAAAACCTTCATCAAACTCACCCGCCCAGCTATGCGCAAGCATGCTGCGGGTACCAAGCTCAACGAGCACGGCATTTCCTTTGAGCGACATAGCAATGGGGATGGTGTGTTCAGCGTTAACGTCATGGTTGATGGCCAACGCATCCACCGGGTCATCGGGCGCGAATCGGACGGAACCACGCGCACGCAGGCCGAGGAATTTATCGACAAGGCGCGCCAAGATGCGAAGGCCGGTCGCCTCAGCCTGCCCAAAGGCCGCAAGTTGGCTTTGACTTTCATCGATGCTGCTGCTCAATACCTGTCCAAGCTGGCTCTGGAGGATGGAAAAGACCTGCCTATGAAGGGCTACCGCCTGAACATGCACCTGGCGCCTTTTTTTGGCGCCACCCAACTTGCAAAGATCACCACTTTCGATGTGGAGCGGTACAAGAAGAAACGCGCTGGCGACTTGGTGGTGCGAACGAACGGACCGGGTGGGAAGCCGACGGTAGGAGGTGAAACCAAGCCTGCCACGATCAACCGTGAACTGGCCGCGTTGTCGCATCTCTTCAGCAAGGCGGTGGAATGGGGTTGGCTAGATCACAGGCCGGCCACCATTAAGCGCCTGAAAGAGCATTCTGGACGCATCACATACTTGACGGTAGAACAAATCGAGCGCCTGCTGAAAACTGCGGAGGGCGATCAGAACCGCCAAATCCACCCCTTCATCAGGATTGGGTTGGACACATCGATGCGGAAGTCCGAGATTTTGAACATCCGACGAGAGCACATCAACCTTGAGCAACTCGTGATCTACATCCCAAGAGCCAAGGCAGGGCCGCGTGAGCAGCCCATGACGGCGGGTCTTGGTGAATATCTCGCGACCTATGTCGGGTCTTTGCGACCCGGAGAGCAATGGTTGTTTCCGTCACCCGCCGCCAAAGAGGGAAGAACGGTGAATTTGGACAAGCCGTTTCGCCGTTGCGTTATGGCTGCGGGGCTTGATGTCAAACAGGTGGTGCGCCATACGCTGCGCCACACAGCGATCACGCATTTGGTTCAGGCGGGCGTTGATCTGCCGACCGTGAAGCGGATTAGTGGGCACAAGAATCTGAGCATGGTTGAGCGTTACAGCCACCAGAACGGCTCACATATCCAATCGGCAATGGACAAGCTGGCGGATCGGTACAAGGCGAAATCGGCCTAA
- a CDS encoding NAD(P)/FAD-dependent oxidoreductase, whose protein sequence is MEPKLNQEVMNTAAAHDGPIETDAVIVGAGPVGLFQVFELGLLEIKAHVIDSLAYPGGQPVELYPDKPIYDIPAIPVCTGQELTDALLKQIEPFGATFHLGQEVTTVQKQDDGRFFVQTSKGTQFLTKTIFIAAGVGAFQPRTLKVEGLGKYDGSQLFYRVKNPADFAGKNLVIVGGGDSALDWALNFAAEGPNKAESVILIHRRDGFKAAPASVAKMKELCDAYEMQFVVGQITGLDERDGKLVGAKVTGADGVTRVVPMDALLVFFGLSPKLGPIAEWSLAIERKQLVVDTEKFSTNIPGIFAVGDINTYPGKKKLILSGFHECALAAFGAMPIIFPEKKVFLQYTTTSPKLHKVLGVESPVFD, encoded by the coding sequence ATGGAACCGAAACTGAACCAAGAAGTGATGAACACCGCTGCTGCACACGACGGCCCGATCGAAACCGATGCCGTCATCGTTGGCGCCGGCCCCGTGGGCCTGTTCCAGGTGTTTGAGCTCGGCCTGCTGGAAATCAAGGCCCACGTGATCGACTCGCTCGCCTACCCAGGCGGCCAGCCCGTTGAGCTGTATCCCGACAAGCCGATCTACGACATCCCTGCCATCCCCGTGTGCACCGGCCAGGAGCTCACCGATGCATTGCTCAAGCAGATCGAGCCTTTCGGCGCGACCTTCCATTTGGGTCAGGAAGTCACCACGGTTCAGAAACAGGACGATGGTCGTTTCTTCGTGCAGACCTCCAAGGGCACGCAGTTCCTCACCAAAACCATCTTCATCGCCGCCGGTGTGGGCGCATTCCAGCCCCGCACGCTGAAGGTCGAAGGCCTGGGAAAATACGACGGATCGCAACTCTTTTACCGGGTGAAGAACCCGGCCGATTTCGCCGGCAAGAATCTGGTGATCGTGGGCGGTGGTGACTCCGCGCTTGACTGGGCACTCAACTTTGCCGCAGAAGGCCCCAACAAAGCCGAAAGCGTCATCCTGATCCACCGCCGCGACGGCTTCAAAGCCGCCCCCGCCAGCGTTGCCAAGATGAAAGAGCTTTGCGACGCCTACGAAATGCAGTTCGTCGTGGGCCAGATCACTGGCCTCGACGAACGCGACGGCAAACTCGTGGGAGCCAAGGTGACCGGTGCCGACGGCGTGACCCGTGTGGTGCCCATGGACGCCTTGCTGGTCTTCTTCGGCCTCTCGCCCAAGCTTGGCCCCATTGCTGAATGGAGCCTGGCGATCGAGCGCAAGCAACTGGTCGTCGACACCGAAAAGTTCTCCACCAATATCCCCGGCATCTTCGCCGTAGGCGACATCAACACCTACCCAGGCAAGAAGAAGTTGATCCTGTCTGGCTTCCATGAATGTGCACTGGCCGCATTTGGCGCTATGCCCATCATCTTCCCCGAGAAGAAGGTGTTTCTCCAGTACACGACCACCAGCCCCAAACTGCACAAAGTGTTGGGCGTGGAGTCACCTGTATTCGACTGA
- the fdxA gene encoding ferredoxin FdxA, protein MTHVVTESCIRCKYTDCVDVCPVDCFREGPNFLTIDPDECIDCAVCIPECPVSAIYAEEDLPKDQLHMTALNEELARQPGWKSITKRKEPLSDAEDWKDKTGKLPEMLR, encoded by the coding sequence ATGACCCACGTCGTCACCGAATCCTGCATCCGTTGCAAATACACCGATTGCGTTGATGTCTGCCCCGTGGACTGTTTCCGCGAAGGCCCTAACTTCCTCACCATCGATCCCGACGAGTGCATCGACTGTGCGGTGTGCATCCCGGAATGCCCGGTGAGCGCGATCTACGCGGAAGAAGATTTGCCGAAAGATCAGCTCCACATGACCGCCCTCAACGAAGAGCTGGCGCGCCAGCCTGGCTGGAAGAGCATCACCAAACGCAAAGAGCCGCTGTCCGACGCGGAAGACTGGAAAGACAAAACGGGCAAGCTGCCCGAAATGCTGCGATAA
- a CDS encoding GTP-binding protein, whose translation MNTVVSPAVGADTRPALKFITCGSVDDGKSTLIGRLLVDSKAVLQDHLAGVQRQGETDLALLTDGLSAEREQGITIDVAYRYFNTETRKFIIGDAPGHEQYTRNMVTAASSADAAVVLVDATKLDWRNAALKLLAQTRRHSLLLKLLRVPSIVFAVNKLDAVEDPTQAFTHIRNALTEFAATAGLTVTATVPVSALKGWNVVDAAVDAHWCGYSGPTLLDILEHLPVTPADVSLPVSFPVQWVEKFSSSSDTSQGRRVFWGRVATGEATVGQAVKVMPSGLTAKVAQVLDHARNPKPVAAGHSAGIVLDRELDVSRGDWLLAADDENDTLTATSSLSATVAWLDDEPLIAGRVYWALHGHRWVKAKVQRIVHRLDIHTLAEESANQLEANAIGHIELALQEPLATRPFAESRALGAMVLVDTASHKTSGALLVN comes from the coding sequence ATGAACACAGTTGTTTCCCCCGCCGTTGGCGCCGATACCCGCCCCGCCCTGAAATTCATCACCTGTGGATCGGTCGATGACGGCAAGAGCACCTTGATTGGCCGCTTGCTGGTCGACAGCAAGGCCGTGTTGCAAGACCACCTGGCCGGCGTGCAGCGCCAGGGTGAAACCGATCTGGCGCTGCTGACCGATGGCTTGTCGGCCGAGCGTGAGCAGGGCATCACCATCGACGTGGCCTACCGCTACTTCAACACCGAGACGCGCAAGTTCATCATTGGTGACGCACCCGGTCATGAGCAGTACACGCGCAACATGGTCACAGCAGCCTCCAGCGCCGACGCGGCCGTGGTGCTGGTTGACGCCACCAAACTCGACTGGCGCAATGCCGCGCTCAAATTGCTGGCCCAGACGCGGCGCCACAGCCTGCTGCTCAAACTCTTGCGCGTGCCGTCCATCGTGTTTGCTGTGAACAAGCTCGATGCGGTCGAAGACCCGACGCAGGCATTTACCCACATTCGCAACGCGCTCACAGAATTTGCCGCAACCGCAGGGCTGACCGTGACCGCCACCGTGCCCGTGTCGGCACTCAAAGGCTGGAATGTGGTCGACGCCGCCGTTGACGCCCATTGGTGCGGTTACAGCGGCCCCACCCTGCTCGACATCCTGGAGCACCTGCCAGTGACACCGGCAGACGTGAGCCTGCCCGTGTCATTTCCGGTCCAGTGGGTGGAGAAGTTTTCATCATCTTCAGACACCAGCCAGGGCCGACGGGTGTTCTGGGGCCGTGTGGCCACCGGCGAAGCTACCGTTGGTCAGGCAGTGAAAGTCATGCCCAGCGGACTGACTGCCAAAGTGGCCCAGGTGCTGGACCACGCACGCAACCCCAAGCCGGTTGCCGCAGGCCACAGCGCAGGCATCGTGCTCGACCGCGAATTGGATGTCTCTCGCGGCGACTGGCTGCTGGCCGCTGATGACGAAAACGACACCCTGACAGCCACCTCATCCCTCAGCGCCACCGTCGCATGGCTGGACGACGAGCCACTGATCGCGGGACGCGTGTACTGGGCACTGCACGGCCACCGCTGGGTCAAGGCCAAGGTGCAGCGCATCGTTCACCGCCTCGATATCCACACGTTGGCCGAGGAATCGGCCAACCAGCTAGAAGCCAATGCCATTGGTCATATCGAGCTGGCTCTGCAAGAGCCACTGGCAACCCGCCCCTTCGCCGAATCGCGGGCATTGGGGGCAATGGTGCTCGTAGACACGGCCAGCCACAAGACGTCGGGGGCGCTGTTGGTCAACTGA
- the cysD gene encoding sulfate adenylyltransferase subunit CysD: MNARIDNAVLETAHHLSNAHLDALEEETIFILREVAAAFERPALLFSGGKDSLVMLRCAEKAFGVGRIPYPLLMIDTGHNFPEVTAFRDLRAGELQAELIVRNVEDSMKRGTVRLSHPEESRNVHQSVTLLEAIEEFRFDALIGGARRDEEKARAKERIFSHRDSFGQWQPKAQRPELWTLFNTRLAPGEHFRVFPISNWTELDVWQYIEREQIALPSLYYSHKRDVIDRRGLLVPVTELTPAKDGETVQTRDVRFRTLGDITCTCPVESTAATPEQIVLETLTAEVSERGSTRMDDKTSDASMEKRKKDGYF; this comes from the coding sequence ATGAACGCCCGCATCGACAACGCCGTGCTGGAAACAGCCCACCACCTCAGCAATGCCCACCTCGACGCCCTGGAAGAAGAAACCATCTTCATCTTGCGCGAAGTGGCCGCCGCGTTCGAGCGCCCTGCACTGCTGTTCTCGGGCGGCAAAGACTCGCTGGTGATGCTTCGCTGCGCCGAAAAAGCTTTTGGCGTCGGCCGTATCCCGTATCCGCTGTTGATGATCGACACCGGGCACAACTTCCCTGAAGTGACCGCCTTCCGCGATTTGCGTGCCGGCGAGCTGCAAGCCGAGCTGATTGTGCGCAACGTCGAAGACTCCATGAAGCGCGGCACCGTGCGCCTGTCGCACCCAGAAGAAAGCCGCAACGTGCACCAGTCGGTCACGCTGCTCGAAGCCATTGAAGAATTCCGCTTCGACGCTTTGATCGGTGGCGCGCGCCGCGACGAAGAAAAGGCCAGAGCCAAAGAGCGCATTTTTTCCCATCGCGACAGCTTCGGACAATGGCAACCCAAGGCCCAACGCCCAGAGCTGTGGACCCTGTTCAACACGCGCCTGGCCCCCGGTGAACACTTCCGGGTGTTCCCCATCAGCAACTGGACCGAGCTCGATGTCTGGCAATACATCGAACGCGAGCAGATTGCCTTGCCTTCGCTGTACTACTCGCACAAACGAGATGTGATCGACCGCCGCGGCCTGCTCGTGCCCGTGACCGAACTCACCCCGGCGAAAGACGGGGAAACGGTTCAAACCCGTGATGTGCGTTTCCGCACCCTGGGTGACATCACCTGCACCTGCCCGGTAGAAAGCACAGCAGCCACGCCAGAGCAGATCGTGCTGGAAACCTTGACGGCCGAGGTCAGCGAACGCGGCTCCACCCGCATGGACGACAAGACGTCTGACGCCTCGATGGAGAAGCGCAAGAAAGACGGTTACTTTTAA
- a CDS encoding phosphoadenylyl-sulfate reductase: MSALDLYNRPSTDFEAKVAHSLALLQQVAAEHKALTQASSLGVEDTVVTHLIHLAGINAGIFVLETGKLHAETLAMIPKIERRYARSVEIFRPQNESVIRFLRSHGEEAMFESIELRKGCCDIRKMEPLSRALAGKDGWITGLRREQSNARAEVADIVQEAERIKISPLVEWTWGDVWHFVALHGLEYNALHDQFFPSIGCAPCTRAISVGEDFRAGRWWWENESAKECGLHTQSASSQLPPFEKAPT; encoded by the coding sequence ATGAGCGCACTCGATCTCTACAACCGCCCCTCAACCGACTTCGAAGCCAAGGTGGCCCACAGCCTTGCACTGCTTCAGCAGGTGGCCGCCGAACACAAGGCCCTCACACAGGCCTCCAGCCTGGGTGTGGAAGACACAGTCGTTACCCACCTGATCCACCTCGCGGGCATCAACGCAGGCATCTTTGTGCTGGAAACCGGCAAGCTGCACGCTGAAACCCTGGCCATGATTCCCAAGATCGAGCGCCGCTATGCACGCAGTGTGGAGATCTTCAGGCCGCAAAACGAATCGGTCATCCGGTTTTTGCGCAGCCACGGCGAAGAAGCCATGTTCGAGAGCATCGAGTTGCGCAAGGGTTGCTGCGACATTCGCAAAATGGAGCCCCTGTCTCGAGCGCTCGCTGGCAAAGACGGCTGGATCACCGGCCTGCGCCGCGAGCAATCCAATGCCCGGGCCGAAGTGGCCGACATCGTGCAAGAGGCCGAACGCATCAAGATCAGCCCGCTGGTCGAATGGACCTGGGGCGACGTCTGGCACTTCGTTGCCTTGCATGGGCTCGAATACAACGCGCTGCACGACCAGTTCTTCCCGAGCATCGGCTGCGCACCCTGCACCCGGGCCATCTCCGTGGGCGAAGATTTTCGCGCCGGCCGGTGGTGGTGGGAGAACGAATCCGCGAAAGAGTGTGGCCTGCATACGCAGTCCGCGTCTTCCCAACTGCCGCCATTTGAAAAGGCCCCCACATGA
- a CDS encoding DUF934 domain-containing protein, giving the protein MTQQLQLFPAGSLDAESQAAGTLAIANDADPREADLSGVHTVTLNFPGFSDGRAFSQAFLLRRRLGFAGNIRATGDVLIDQLQQMQRSGFSQAVLRADQSLIHGQQLLNQYSGFYQGDAVAIQPRFAAVPA; this is encoded by the coding sequence ATGACCCAACAACTCCAACTCTTCCCCGCCGGCAGCCTGGATGCCGAATCCCAGGCCGCAGGTACCCTGGCCATCGCCAACGACGCCGATCCCCGCGAGGCCGATCTGTCGGGCGTGCATACCGTCACCCTGAATTTCCCAGGCTTCAGCGACGGACGCGCTTTCAGCCAAGCTTTTTTGCTCCGCCGCCGCCTGGGATTTGCGGGCAATATTCGCGCCACGGGCGATGTGCTCATTGATCAATTGCAGCAAATGCAGCGCAGTGGATTCTCCCAGGCTGTACTGCGCGCCGACCAAAGCCTCATTCACGGTCAGCAATTGCTCAACCAGTACAGCGGCTTCTACCAAGGTGACGCCGTGGCCATTCAGCCCCGTTTCGCCGCAGTGCCTGCCTGA
- a CDS encoding nitrite/sulfite reductase, with protein MYQYSDFDRQFVQQRAAQFRDQLDRRFAGTLLEDDFKPLRLQNGWYVQRFAPMLRVAVPYGEIASNQLRVLAKIARDFDHKEDNDISNAVVALADVPSLPDRCAHFTTRSNVQYNWIPLNRAADVMDLLASVNMHGIQTSGNCIRNITTDALAGIAVDEVADPRPFAEIMRQWSTLHPEFAFLPRKFKIAITGAREDRAASAWHDVGLRLLRNVDGDLGFQVRVGGGMGRTPIIGSVIREFLPWNQVLNYLEAIVRAYNRFGRRDNKYKARIKILVKAEGQAFSDQVEAEYQDILTIDGAPHTITQTELDRVSAFFAAPDLNCDRKSADAKIAHILKAAAEDDVEFSRWLTQNVKPHQNPDLRAVTLSFKRLGSAPGDANAEQLERAADLADRFSAGEARVTHEQNLLLPWVRCDQLPELWREARRLGLAKPNIGLLSDMIACPGGDFCDLANARSLPIANTLMARYQDLDELHDLGEIDLHISGCINSCGHHHSGHIGVLGVDKDGQEWYQITLGGSDGSRLSGEAVPGKVIGPSFAAAEVADVVEALLDTYRSHRDERETFINTFKRVGVDPFKTAANAVRVATARPTTTA; from the coding sequence ATGTACCAATACTCTGATTTTGACCGCCAGTTCGTGCAGCAACGCGCCGCACAATTCCGCGATCAGCTCGATCGCCGTTTTGCGGGCACCCTGCTCGAAGACGATTTCAAGCCGCTGCGCCTGCAAAACGGCTGGTACGTACAACGCTTCGCTCCCATGCTGCGCGTGGCAGTGCCCTACGGCGAAATCGCCAGCAACCAGCTCCGCGTGCTGGCCAAGATCGCCCGCGATTTCGACCACAAGGAAGACAACGACATCTCGAACGCCGTGGTGGCACTGGCCGATGTGCCCAGCCTGCCCGACCGATGCGCCCACTTCACCACACGCTCCAACGTGCAATACAACTGGATTCCGCTGAACCGCGCCGCCGATGTGATGGACCTGCTGGCCAGCGTCAACATGCACGGCATCCAGACCAGCGGCAATTGCATCCGCAACATCACCACCGATGCCTTGGCCGGCATCGCCGTTGACGAAGTAGCCGATCCGCGTCCCTTCGCAGAAATCATGCGCCAGTGGAGCACGCTGCACCCCGAGTTCGCTTTTCTGCCACGCAAATTCAAGATCGCCATCACTGGCGCCCGCGAAGACCGAGCCGCCAGCGCCTGGCACGATGTGGGCCTGCGCCTGCTGCGCAATGTGGACGGCGATCTGGGCTTCCAGGTGCGCGTGGGCGGGGGCATGGGCCGCACACCCATCATCGGCAGCGTGATCCGCGAGTTCCTGCCCTGGAACCAGGTCCTGAACTATCTGGAAGCCATCGTCCGTGCCTACAACCGCTTTGGCCGACGCGACAACAAGTACAAAGCCCGGATCAAGATTCTGGTGAAAGCCGAGGGGCAGGCATTCTCCGACCAGGTGGAAGCCGAGTACCAGGACATTCTCACGATCGACGGCGCGCCCCACACCATCACCCAGACTGAGCTCGACCGGGTCAGCGCATTCTTCGCAGCCCCCGACCTCAACTGCGACCGCAAAAGCGCCGATGCCAAGATCGCCCACATCCTGAAAGCCGCTGCCGAAGACGACGTGGAATTCAGTCGCTGGCTCACGCAAAACGTTAAGCCGCATCAGAATCCCGATCTGCGCGCCGTCACGCTGTCGTTCAAGCGCCTGGGTTCTGCACCCGGCGATGCCAACGCTGAACAGCTGGAGCGCGCAGCGGACCTGGCCGATCGTTTCTCGGCCGGCGAAGCCCGCGTGACCCATGAGCAAAACCTGTTGCTGCCCTGGGTGCGCTGCGACCAGCTGCCCGAACTGTGGCGCGAAGCACGGCGCCTGGGCCTGGCCAAACCCAATATCGGTTTGCTCAGCGACATGATCGCCTGCCCCGGCGGCGACTTCTGCGATCTGGCCAACGCCCGCTCGCTGCCCATCGCAAACACACTGATGGCCCGCTACCAGGATCTCGATGAGCTGCACGATCTGGGTGAAATCGACTTGCACATCAGCGGCTGCATCAACTCTTGCGGCCATCACCACAGCGGTCACATCGGTGTACTCGGTGTCGACAAAGACGGCCAGGAGTGGTACCAGATCACGCTGGGCGGCTCCGACGGTTCGCGCCTGTCCGGCGAAGCCGTTCCCGGCAAGGTCATCGGTCCATCCTTCGCCGCCGCTGAGGTCGCCGACGTGGTTGAGGCCCTGCTCGACACCTACCGCAGCCACCGCGACGAGCGCGAGACCTTCATCAACACCTTCAAGCGCGTGGGCGTCGATCCATTCAAAACCGCTGCCAATGCTGTGCGCGTGGCCACCGCCCGTCCCACAACCACAGCCTGA
- a CDS encoding sulfite exporter TauE/SafE family protein produces MPDFALIFAGFFVGLVVGLTGVGGGSLMTPILIFFFGVKPYLAVGTDLLFAAVTKAGGTVSLARQRLVPWRVVGLLSAGSLPAALITLSALRHLGPETEGVQAIMTHTLGIALLLTAAAMFYKAARGKVLPRTLNPDDLDSASRALHWSLPVLFGAVIGTLVTLTSVGAGAIGVSVLLLLFPLLPLPRIVAADIAYAVPLTLVAGLGHASLGSVDWPLLGTLLVGSLPGIWLGTRLMRHTPERVVRSLLSLLLAYAGTKLISL; encoded by the coding sequence TTCTTTGTTGGCCTCGTGGTCGGCCTCACCGGCGTGGGCGGCGGCTCGTTGATGACGCCCATCCTGATTTTCTTCTTTGGGGTCAAGCCCTACCTCGCTGTCGGTACCGATTTGCTGTTCGCCGCAGTCACCAAAGCTGGCGGCACCGTGAGCCTGGCGCGGCAACGCCTCGTACCCTGGCGGGTGGTGGGCCTCTTGAGTGCCGGCAGTCTGCCTGCAGCCCTGATCACACTCTCAGCCTTGCGCCATCTGGGCCCCGAAACCGAAGGGGTGCAGGCGATCATGACCCACACCCTGGGCATCGCGTTGCTGCTTACCGCCGCCGCCATGTTTTACAAGGCGGCCCGCGGCAAAGTTTTGCCGCGCACCCTCAACCCAGACGATCTGGACAGCGCAAGCCGCGCGCTCCACTGGAGTCTGCCTGTGTTGTTCGGTGCTGTGATCGGCACGCTGGTAACCCTCACCTCGGTGGGTGCCGGCGCGATCGGTGTGTCGGTGCTGCTGCTGCTGTTTCCGCTGTTGCCGCTGCCCCGCATCGTTGCGGCCGACATTGCTTATGCCGTGCCCCTGACCCTGGTCGCAGGCTTGGGACATGCCAGCCTGGGATCGGTCGACTGGCCGTTGCTGGGTACGCTTCTGGTGGGCTCCCTGCCCGGCATCTGGCTCGGCACCCGGCTCATGCGCCACACACCCGAACGTGTGGTGCGCTCCCTCCTCTCTTTGCTGCTGGCTTATGCCGGTACCAAGTTGATCTCTCTCTGA